In a genomic window of Streptomyces noursei ATCC 11455:
- a CDS encoding RNA 2'-phosphotransferase, translating into MNHQRSVRISKYLAKHLRHEPERIGITLDAQGWVPVAALLDAAARHGFPFSRAELEAVVADNDKQRYTLENGRIRANQGHSVRVDLGLPPAVPPGFLFHGTVARSVAAIREEGLRPMSRLAVHLSSDRETASRVGARRGKPVVLTVDAGAMHRAGHVFRVSANGVWLTGHVPPEFLRFPG; encoded by the coding sequence TCGCCAAACACCTGCGCCACGAACCGGAGCGGATCGGCATCACCCTCGACGCTCAGGGCTGGGTCCCGGTGGCCGCGCTGCTCGACGCTGCCGCGCGGCACGGATTCCCCTTCTCCCGAGCGGAGTTGGAGGCCGTGGTCGCCGACAACGACAAGCAGCGCTACACCCTGGAGAACGGCCGCATCCGCGCCAATCAGGGCCATTCCGTGCGCGTCGACCTCGGTCTGCCGCCGGCGGTGCCACCCGGCTTCCTCTTCCACGGCACGGTGGCCCGCAGCGTCGCCGCCATACGGGAGGAGGGGCTGCGGCCGATGTCGCGGCTGGCCGTGCACCTCTCGTCGGACCGCGAGACCGCGTCCCGGGTCGGCGCCCGGCGCGGCAAGCCGGTGGTGCTGACCGTGGACGCGGGGGCGATGCACCGGGCCGGCCATGTCTTCCGCGTCAGCGCCAACGGCGTCTGGCTGACCGGTCATGTGCCGCCGGAGTTCCTCCGTTTCCCCGGCTGA
- the pspAB gene encoding PspA-associated protein PspAB — MGFLDAILGRSKPVRPDLDQLFALPSAAVTLEAAAGFTPTGLGSVCFASVEGGAFARIQEEARALLDGAVEFTQDAYGYTWLLVRHASEDVAGLVNDLHAVNTSLEEAGFGPQLLCSLLGFRDARQRSLALVYLYKRGTFYPFAPHTGDAEKRDNPLELQVRAMLGDDLTIEKDLSRWFPVWGAPGL; from the coding sequence ATGGGATTTCTGGACGCCATCCTCGGCCGTAGCAAGCCGGTACGGCCCGACCTGGACCAGCTCTTCGCGCTGCCGTCCGCCGCGGTCACTCTGGAGGCCGCAGCCGGATTCACCCCGACCGGCCTGGGATCGGTGTGCTTCGCGAGCGTCGAGGGCGGGGCGTTCGCACGGATCCAGGAGGAGGCGCGTGCGCTCCTGGACGGCGCGGTGGAGTTCACCCAGGACGCGTACGGCTATACATGGCTGCTGGTGCGGCACGCCTCGGAGGACGTGGCGGGTCTGGTCAACGATCTGCACGCGGTCAACACCTCCCTGGAGGAGGCGGGGTTCGGCCCGCAGCTGCTGTGCTCGCTGCTGGGATTCCGCGATGCGCGACAGCGGTCACTGGCGCTCGTCTACCTCTACAAACGCGGCACGTTCTACCCCTTCGCGCCGCACACCGGCGACGCAGAGAAGCGCGACAACCCGCTCGAACTCCAGGTGCGGGCGATGCTCGGGGACGATCTGACGATCGAGAAGGATCTTTCCCGGTGGTTCCCGGTGTGGGGAGCACCAGGACTCTGA
- the htpX gene encoding zinc metalloprotease HtpX, giving the protein MAQTRFAPDRGLTSRMVMTMFFIGLLYVVVVSALVVLLKGAWVVVLLIAGGMFVAQFWFSDRIAAYSMGAHEVTPEQAPELHGAVDRLCALADMPKPRVAIAESDVPNAFATGRNQQNSMVCATTGLLRRLEPEELEGVLAHELSHVAHRDVAVMTIASFLGVLAGIITRAALWSGVGRNNRDQNAAIAVLIVTAVSVVVYAISFLLTRLLSRYRELSADRAAALLTGRPSALASALTKVTGQIARIPTEDLRKAQPFNAFYFAPAFNKESFNQLLSSHPTLEQRLDQLGRIAAQLGRP; this is encoded by the coding sequence ATGGCACAGACCCGATTCGCCCCGGACCGCGGGCTGACCTCGCGCATGGTCATGACGATGTTCTTCATCGGGCTGCTGTACGTCGTGGTGGTCAGCGCGCTGGTGGTACTGCTCAAGGGCGCCTGGGTGGTGGTGCTGCTGATCGCGGGGGGCATGTTCGTCGCACAGTTCTGGTTCAGCGACCGGATCGCGGCCTACAGCATGGGGGCGCACGAGGTCACGCCGGAACAGGCGCCCGAGTTGCACGGTGCCGTGGACCGGCTCTGTGCCCTGGCCGATATGCCCAAGCCGAGGGTCGCGATCGCCGAATCCGACGTACCGAACGCCTTCGCCACCGGCCGTAACCAGCAGAACTCCATGGTCTGCGCGACGACCGGGTTGCTCAGGCGGCTGGAGCCGGAGGAGCTGGAGGGCGTGCTGGCCCACGAGCTGTCGCACGTCGCCCATCGCGATGTCGCGGTGATGACCATCGCGTCGTTCCTCGGGGTCCTGGCCGGCATCATCACCCGCGCCGCCCTGTGGAGCGGTGTCGGGCGCAACAACCGCGATCAGAACGCCGCCATCGCCGTCCTGATCGTCACCGCCGTCAGCGTCGTCGTCTATGCCATCAGCTTCCTGCTGACCAGACTGCTCTCCCGCTACCGCGAGCTGTCCGCGGACCGGGCCGCCGCCCTCCTGACCGGCCGCCCCTCGGCGCTGGCCTCCGCTCTGACCAAGGTCACCGGCCAGATCGCGCGGATCCCGACGGAGGACCTCCGCAAGGCCCAGCCGTTCAACGCGTTCTACTTCGCCCCGGCGTTCAACAAGGAGAGCTTCAACCAGCTGCTGTCCTCGCACCCGACGCTGGAGCAGCGGCTCGACCAGCTGGGACGGATAGCAGCGCAGTTGGGGCGGCCCTGA
- a CDS encoding LLM class flavin-dependent oxidoreductase: protein MRLSTVILPVRRWSDGGKEVWRRAEELGFHAAYTYDHLSWRSFRDQAWFGALPTLTAAAAATSRIRLGTLVTSPNFRHPVTLAKELISLDDISEGRVTLGIGAGGNGFDATALGQDPWSPRERADRFAEFTALLHQLLTQDAVSYEGTHYSADEVRNIPGCVQRPRLPFAVAATGPRGLKLAARYGQAWVTTGDPKVSNAGGTPAESREAIRRQVEGLAKACADQGRDFAELHKIMLTGFTPDQPLDSVDAFVDFAGRHAELGIEELVIHWPIADSVFAADPAVFERIATEGLAQLGA from the coding sequence ATGCGACTGAGCACAGTGATCCTGCCCGTCCGACGCTGGTCCGATGGCGGGAAGGAGGTATGGCGGCGCGCCGAGGAGCTGGGGTTCCACGCTGCGTACACGTACGACCACCTGTCCTGGCGGAGCTTCCGCGACCAGGCATGGTTCGGCGCCCTCCCGACGCTGACCGCGGCTGCCGCCGCGACCTCGCGGATACGTCTGGGCACCCTCGTCACCTCGCCGAACTTCCGGCACCCGGTCACCCTCGCCAAGGAGCTGATCTCGCTCGACGACATCAGCGAGGGGCGCGTCACGCTGGGCATCGGCGCCGGCGGCAACGGCTTCGACGCCACCGCGCTCGGCCAGGATCCCTGGTCGCCGCGCGAACGGGCGGACCGCTTCGCGGAGTTCACGGCGCTGCTGCACCAGTTGCTGACCCAGGACGCCGTCTCCTACGAAGGCACCCACTACTCCGCGGACGAGGTGCGGAACATCCCCGGCTGTGTGCAGCGGCCGCGGCTGCCGTTCGCGGTGGCGGCCACCGGCCCGCGCGGGCTGAAGCTGGCGGCCCGCTACGGGCAGGCGTGGGTGACCACCGGTGACCCCAAGGTGTCGAACGCGGGCGGCACCCCGGCCGAGTCGCGGGAGGCCATTCGCAGGCAGGTCGAGGGGCTGGCCAAGGCGTGCGCCGACCAGGGCCGGGACTTCGCCGAGCTCCACAAGATCATGCTGACCGGCTTCACCCCGGACCAGCCGCTGGACTCCGTGGACGCCTTCGTGGACTTCGCCGGGCGCCACGCCGAGCTGGGCATCGAGGAACTGGTCATCCACTGGCCGATCGCGGATTCGGTCTTCGCGGCCGACCCGGCGGTCTTCGAGCGGATCGCCACCGAGGGGCTGGCGCAGCTCGGCGCATAG
- a CDS encoding HAD-IIB family hydrolase — protein MTDAPAAPPRPIRLIATDLDGTLLHDDKTVSDRTIAALAAAEAAGIEVFFVTGRPARWMDVVSDHVHGHGLAICANGAAVVDLHRGSRFVEVSPLDPGAALDVVHALRDAAPGTTFAVERTGGIHYEPQYPPFLVDPAAVIAPAEKLLAEGFAASPAPDPADGPGTDGPYSTDSDVPGPGTAGATRAHSDDGTSDQPVLKLLAHHPDLDPDAFLALARTTAGHLASFTRSSPTALLEISGLGVSKAGTLARCCAERGISPEEVVAFGDMPNDIEMLTWAGTSYAMANAHPDVLAATTHRTESNNDDGVAVVIERILQER, from the coding sequence GTGACTGATGCCCCCGCCGCGCCGCCCCGGCCCATCCGGCTTATCGCCACCGACCTCGACGGCACGCTGCTGCACGACGACAAGACGGTCTCCGACCGGACGATCGCCGCGCTCGCCGCCGCGGAGGCAGCAGGCATCGAGGTGTTCTTCGTCACCGGGCGCCCGGCCCGCTGGATGGACGTGGTCAGCGATCATGTGCACGGCCATGGCCTGGCGATCTGCGCGAACGGCGCGGCCGTCGTCGATCTGCACCGGGGTTCGCGCTTCGTCGAGGTCAGCCCCCTGGACCCGGGAGCGGCGCTCGACGTCGTCCACGCCCTGCGCGACGCGGCCCCCGGCACCACCTTCGCCGTCGAACGCACCGGTGGCATCCACTACGAGCCGCAGTACCCGCCCTTCCTCGTCGACCCGGCCGCGGTGATCGCACCGGCCGAGAAGCTCCTCGCCGAGGGGTTCGCCGCGTCCCCGGCCCCCGATCCGGCGGACGGCCCCGGCACCGACGGCCCGTATTCGACCGACTCCGATGTGCCCGGACCGGGCACCGCGGGCGCCACCCGCGCGCACAGCGACGACGGCACCTCCGACCAGCCCGTGCTCAAGCTGCTCGCGCACCACCCCGACCTGGACCCCGACGCCTTCCTCGCGCTGGCCCGGACCACCGCGGGCCACCTGGCGTCCTTCACCCGGTCCAGCCCCACCGCGCTCCTGGAGATCAGCGGCCTGGGCGTCAGCAAGGCCGGCACCCTCGCCCGCTGCTGCGCGGAACGCGGGATCTCACCGGAGGAGGTCGTCGCCTTCGGCGACATGCCGAACGACATCGAGATGCTCACCTGGGCCGGCACCTCGTACGCCATGGCCAACGCCCACCCGGACGTACTGGCGGCCACCACGCACCGCACGGAATCCAACAACGACGACGGCGTGGCGGTCGTGATCGAGCGGATCCTCCAGGAGCGTTGA